In one Mesorhizobium australicum genomic region, the following are encoded:
- a CDS encoding BrnA antitoxin family protein — MFHDPNAPEGESLDAEFWAKAKIEGPKRPRSVHLKLDPDVFEFFHQQAGGKGHLTKMQAVLKAYVTAHKNP, encoded by the coding sequence TTGTTCCACGATCCGAATGCGCCGGAAGGCGAAAGCCTCGATGCTGAATTTTGGGCAAAGGCGAAGATCGAGGGACCAAAGCGGCCTCGTTCCGTCCACCTGAAGCTAGACCCCGACGTATTCGAGTTCTTTCACCAGCAGGCGGGCGGCAAGGGTCACCTGACCAAGATGCAGGCGGTCCTGAAAGCCTACGTCACCGCGCACAAAAACCCATAG
- a CDS encoding glycosyl transferase family 2, which yields MLTVLIETHNDEEGLARTLSSLVAGSVEGVVREVLVHDRGSTDHTTLVADHTGCVLVGEGDLPARLRHARGDWFLVLEPGARLTDGWTEAVMLHMTATSKPARFTRSRIGRPRFLARLFSTRRPFADGLLISKRQALALLKDGAELKTIARRLSTTRTPAEIVSSPKR from the coding sequence ATGCTCACGGTGCTGATCGAGACGCATAACGACGAGGAGGGGCTCGCGCGCACGCTAAGCTCGCTGGTGGCGGGCTCGGTGGAGGGCGTCGTGCGCGAGGTTCTGGTCCACGATCGCGGCTCGACCGATCACACCACACTGGTAGCGGACCATACAGGGTGCGTCCTGGTTGGGGAGGGGGATCTGCCTGCCCGGCTACGCCACGCCCGTGGCGACTGGTTTCTTGTTCTGGAGCCGGGCGCACGGCTGACTGACGGTTGGACGGAGGCGGTGATGCTGCACATGACGGCGACGTCGAAACCGGCTCGCTTCACTCGCTCGCGGATCGGCCGCCCCCGCTTCCTGGCGCGCCTGTTCTCGACGAGGCGACCGTTCGCCGACGGGCTCCTGATTTCGAAGCGCCAGGCGCTGGCGCTTCTGAAGGACGGGGCAGAACTGAAGACGATCGCTCGCCGACTCTCCACGACGCGCACACCCGCAGAGATCGTGTCGTCGCCGAAACGGTAG